In the genome of Bombina bombina isolate aBomBom1 unplaced genomic scaffold, aBomBom1.pri scaffold_413, whole genome shotgun sequence, one region contains:
- the LOC128644482 gene encoding Krueppel-like factor 6, whose protein sequence is MDVLPMCSIFQELQIVHDTGYFSALPSLEEYWQQTCLELERYLQSEPCYVSASEFKFDREEELWTKLILACEKKEDPKPSCIKSEDISDHQNLETNSLNSDISSESSDSSEELSPTSNFTSDPISDVLGTSGNFSSSVISTPPSSPEQSKELSSHIWSGITGELHSPTKICSASLGKTLEHGSPTNGEISPDGRKRVHKCQFNGCKKVYTKSSHLKAHQRTHTGEKPYRCSWEGCEWRFARSDELTRHFRKHTGAKPFKCQHCDRCFSRSDHLALHMKRHL, encoded by the exons atggaTGTACTACCAATGTGCAGCATTTTCCAGGAGCTACAGATTGTGCATGATACTGGTTATTTCTCTGCTTTACCATCCCTGGAGGAATATTGGCAACAG acATGTCTGGAGCTTGAACGTTATCTGCAAAGTGAGCCTTGTTATGTGTCTGCATCAGAATTTAAATTTGATAGAGAAGAGGAACTGTGGACCAAACTTATTCTGGCATGTGAGAAAAAAGAGGATCCCAAACCTAGTTGTATTAAATCTGAGGATATCAGTGATCACCAGAATCTAGAGACAAACAGCTTGAACTCTGATATAAGCAGTGAATCGTCTGATAGTTCTGAGGAACTTTCACCAACTTCAAATTTCACCTCTGATCCCATAAGTGATGTATTGGGTACCTCTGGAAACTTTAGTTCTTCAGTCATTTCCACCCCACCATCGTCTCCAGAGCAGAGCAAAGAGCTTTCCTCACATATATGGAGTGGTATAACTGGCGAACTGCATTCACCAACAAAAATATGCTCTGCTTCTCTTGGAAAGACTCTTGAGCATGGTAGTCCAACAAATGGAGAAATCTCACCAGATGGCAGGAAACGTGTCCATAAATGTCAATTCAATGGTTGCAAGAAGGTTTACACAAAGAGTTCCCACCTGAAAGCACATCAGCGTACTCATACAG GAGAAAAGCCTTACAGATGTTCGTGGGAAGGGTGTGAATGGCGTTTTGCAAGAAGTGATGAGTTAACCAGACACTTCAGAAAACACACCGGTGCCAAGCCTTTTAAGTGCCAGCACTGTGACAG GTGTTTTTCAAGATCAGACCATCTGGCTCTTCACATGAAGAGACACCTATGA